A window of Candidatus Zixiibacteriota bacterium genomic DNA:
GCTGCGGCAGCGTCCACGAACTCGGTATTCGTTTTCTCGCGGATACGACTTTGTCCACCGCGCATCGCGGTCTTGGAATCGATCTATCTGCGGGCCATGGGCTCCCAATCGCTTCTAAATCGCCACTGTCGATTCGCGCCGTCCGGGCTTACCAGACGCTCGACAAATACCGAATCATTTCGTTTGGTGCTGCGCTGAGTTTCCGTTCCCACCTTTATCTGAGGTCGTCTCGCAGTTCCACAAGTCAGGCGCCCGGCGCTCCCGACATGCCGCCATCCGCAGGTCAGTCTTTGATCTCGACGGCGAGGACCCGCAGGTCGGCATCACCGACATTTTGCAGTGTGTGCGGCTCGAGTGGGGATGACCAGAGCACGGCGCCGCGGTCCGGTCGCGAAGCAAGCGACCGTGAATCAACGAGCACTCTCCCAACGTGGTCGTAGCGGATGAAGTCGCTGAAGCTCTGGACATAGAGCACGCTGGGCCATCGATGAGTGTGCAGCGGAACTGTGTCGCCGGGAGGGATGATCGTTTCAAGTACGCGGACGCGCTCGTTTTCCAGGACAACCTTGTGATGCCCCGGCGCGGCGGTGAGAGCGTCGAGGCCGTCCGGCCAAGAGTCGACTTTGGAGATATCGTTCTTTGGATCGTTCATTGCTGCCTGCCTGGCAATAGGGTTTCGAGGAGAAACTATTGATGGTAATAGAAATGTCCAGCGAGAAAATGAGCGGCCACCGGTAACCCACCTCCACCCGCACTACCCGCAACCAACTTCGCAGCAGGCTAGAACACCCCACCGTTCTGGTGAAGTACAACAACTCTCAACACCGCCGCTTCTGTACCCCACCCACAGGGTGGGAAATCTGTCGATTGCTGCAATCATTGGTGTCTCCACCGCCTGCTGTTGATATCGATCCCGCACAGCCAGACCCGCTTCGGCAGCGCAAATAGCGAAACAATTAGCATCATCCCGCGTCATAGACTATGTTGTCCGCGTTAAA
This region includes:
- a CDS encoding cytoplasmic protein, with protein sequence MNDPKNDISKVDSWPDGLDALTAAPGHHKVVLENERVRVLETIIPPGDTVPLHTHRWPSVLYVQSFSDFIRYDHVGRVLVDSRSLASRPDRGAVLWSSPLEPHTLQNVGDADLRVLAVEIKD